Genomic window (Aquimarina sp. BL5):
TACCTTATCATTCATCCTTAAATATATCAAGCTTTTATACCATAAAGCCTTAGATTTATCTAAAGAAACAGAATGCAATAGCTTATCAAAACTACTTAGCGCATCTTTTGTCTTATCTAATTCGAGATATGAAATTCCTATATAACTATATATTAACGGATCATTATTTTCTTTTAAATAATCTTCGAAAAAAGTGATCGCTTTTTCATACTTCTTAGCTTTGAAGGCTATAATCCCATTATTCAAAAATTCATTTTGAGATCCTCTTTTAACTATAGAAGGAAGATCATTTTCTGTATAATATTTTGAGTACAAATCAGTGGTAGATGAATTTTGATTTAAAAAAATAGCAGATAATAATACAATGGTAAAAATACCAGCAATAGAAGTAATGAATATTCGTCTTCTTAACGAATACTGTGATTTTTTATACCTTTTTCCTGCAGTACTTATATTGGATTTTATTTCAG
Coding sequences:
- a CDS encoding tol-pal system YbgF family protein, which produces MDEEIYKKIEAYLCGYMTSEEQEQFELMMSKDMELKKEVNLANEINHHLNKESWLSLKGTKNKQARNDIEDYIKSNEATEIKSNISTAGKRYKKSQYSLRRRIFITSIAGIFTIVLLSAIFLNQNSSTTDLYSKYYTENDLPSIVKRGSQNEFLNNGIIAFKAKKYEKAITFFEDYLKENNDPLIYSYIGISYLELDKTKDALSSFDKLLHSVSLDKSKALWYKSLIYLRMNDKVELKKTLSSIISDSTNFNYNKAKELLLVID